The nucleotide window AAGCCCACTAAAGTGGGGAGTAAAAAAAAGATTTATACCCGACTTCAGAGGGTGTGTCGTAATGTTATTGCGAGCGTTAGCGAAGCAATCTCATAAAATATATCTCGTCGGAACGAGATTGCCACGGGCTGATAAATCAGCCCTCGTAATGACAAAAAAGTGGGTTACGACACAGCCTCTTCAGTCGGCAAAAATAAAAATTCAGTATCATCAGTGTCTTCAGTGGCTAAATTGAACAAAACCAAATAATACAGGAGGTGAGAAAAGATGCTAAAACGGTTCTTGAAAGACGAGCGAGCACAGGGAATGACTGAATATGTGCTGTTGGTATTCCTGATTGCACTACTTGCATATGTTGCAGTGCAGTTGTTCGGCGGTAAAGTAAAAAACGCATTTAATAAAGCCGGTCAAAAATTAGACCAGGCAACGAAAAAGTAATTTTTTGTTTCTACTATAAACGCGTGTGTAAAGGCGTAGCACTGTGACAACCTCTGTCTTTACACACGCAAGTTCCTTTTTTATGAATAATAAAGGTCAATCAATGACCGAATATGTATTGGTATTATTGCTTTGTGTTACAGTTGCATGGGTAGGAACCAGATTTTTTCAGACACGATTGAGAAATGTTTACAGGAGTGCTTCAACTTCAAGAGCGGGTGTTCAAGGAATGCTCCCGTGAAAAAGCAGGTTAAAAATTAAAAGTTAAAAGTTAAAATGAAAATTAAAAATATCAAAAAACTATTCGCTATTCGCTATTCACTATTCGCTGTCTCTAAAGGGCAGACACTGGTTGAATTTGTTTTAATTGCTTTAATTTCACTTGCACTTATCTTCGGGATAATGGATATAGCGCGGCTTTCGTGGACGATGTTTCATCTGCACGGTGCGGCGTTTGCCGCTGCTCGCGCAGAATCCGTCGGAAAAAGCGCTACTGTTGCAGCAAATTATATTACAATGCGAACACTTGGCGCGCCCTGTCTTGTAACAACCAGGAAAACAAATATACAATCAAAAAACCCGCCGTCAACTTTTTTTCCGTTAAAACAAAGCGATTTAAAAATTCAGGCGGTTAATGCTACAGTGACATATTTCTACAGACCGCTTTTTGCATATGGTGCATTCAAAGCCGGAGTACCAATACGGGTTACATCAAGAATGCAAACAGAGATTCCGAACCCGATACCGAGGTCAAATTAAAATGGGCGAAGTATTTGTCAAAACAAAGTTAATTAATCCTGTAACAAGGCGAACAAAAGAAATAAAGTTTCTTGTAGATACGGGAGCAACAATTTCAATTGTGCCAGAAGAGATTTTGAGGTCACTTCATATAAAGCCAATAGACAAGGACAATTTTGAACTTGCCGACGGTAAAACTAAGGTTTTTAAATTTGGTGAAGCAACTATAAAATTAAATGGGAAAAGCCGTACCTTTACAGTAGCTTTTGGTGCAAGAAAATCACAGCCGCTTTTAGGATTGGTTGTGCTTGAAACATTGGGATTAAAAGTTGATCCTGTTTCAGGAAAACTTATCAAACGACATTTGATGATGTACAGAGTAAAAGGTTAAAATGGGAATATTGAAAAACTCTAAAGGACAAATTCTGCCACTGGTGGCTCTGACAGTGCTGGTTTTGTCAATGTTTTCGTTTCTTGTCTGGAATCTCGGTATACTGGAATTTAACCGTCAGAAAATGCAAACAGCTGCAGATGCCGCCGCACTTTCCGCAATGAGATGTCGTGCTGCGTTTTATAATGCGATGTCACCGCTGAACGCATCAACGCATTTTGCTACACTTTATATGAATCATAATGTAAAATTAGGTGCAATGCTAAAAGAGCAAATTTCTATATATCAAGGTATAGTAACTGGATTAAAGGCGCTGAATCAAGGTGCTGGTGGTGCGCCTTATCTGACTGCTGTCAGAGCAACAAAATTAAACGATAGTAAAGCAAGCGGATTTGG belongs to Elusimicrobiota bacterium and includes:
- a CDS encoding Flp family type IVb pilin, whose protein sequence is MLKRFLKDERAQGMTEYVLLVFLIALLAYVAVQLFGGKVKNAFNKAGQKLDQATKK
- a CDS encoding TadE family protein, yielding MKIKNIKKLFAIRYSLFAVSKGQTLVEFVLIALISLALIFGIMDIARLSWTMFHLHGAAFAAARAESVGKSATVAANYITMRTLGAPCLVTTRKTNIQSKNPPSTFFPLKQSDLKIQAVNATVTYFYRPLFAYGAFKAGVPIRVTSRMQTEIPNPIPRSN
- a CDS encoding clan AA aspartic protease, whose product is MGEVFVKTKLINPVTRRTKEIKFLVDTGATISIVPEEILRSLHIKPIDKDNFELADGKTKVFKFGEATIKLNGKSRTFTVAFGARKSQPLLGLVVLETLGLKVDPVSGKLIKRHLMMYRVKG